From the genome of Halomonas sp. 1513, one region includes:
- a CDS encoding tartrate dehydrogenase, with the protein MTHRIAVIAGDGIGTEVIPEGLRALEAAAKRFNIDLDCQTFEFGSCDYYLEHGKMLPDDWFEQLKDFDALFYGAVGWPEKVPDHISLWGSLLQFRRQFDQYINLRPCKLMPGIKSPLAGRQPGDIDFYVVRENTEGEYSSVGGKMFEGTDREVVIQDTVMTRTGIDRVLKYAFDLAQTRPRKKLTSATKSNGISITMPYWDERVEAMAKGYPEIAMDKFHIDILTANFVLHPDWFDVVVGSNLFGDILSDLGPACTGTIGIAPSANINPEGKFPSLFEPVHGSAPDIAGKGIANPIGQIWSGAMMLEHLGHQEAGDAMLKAIEAVLASGDQSVLTPDVGGQGTTESLGRAIAEKIAG; encoded by the coding sequence ATGACCCATCGTATCGCCGTGATCGCCGGTGACGGCATCGGCACCGAAGTGATTCCCGAAGGCCTGCGCGCCCTCGAAGCCGCCGCCAAGCGCTTCAATATCGACCTCGACTGCCAGACTTTCGAGTTCGGCAGCTGCGACTACTACCTCGAGCACGGCAAGATGCTGCCCGACGACTGGTTCGAACAGCTCAAGGACTTCGATGCGCTGTTCTACGGCGCGGTGGGCTGGCCGGAGAAGGTGCCCGACCATATCTCGCTGTGGGGCTCGCTGCTGCAGTTCCGCCGCCAGTTCGACCAGTACATCAACCTGCGCCCGTGCAAGCTGATGCCCGGCATCAAGAGTCCGCTGGCCGGCCGCCAGCCCGGCGATATCGACTTCTACGTGGTGCGCGAAAACACCGAGGGCGAGTACTCCAGCGTCGGCGGCAAGATGTTCGAGGGCACCGACCGCGAAGTGGTGATCCAGGACACCGTGATGACCCGCACCGGCATCGACCGGGTTCTTAAGTACGCCTTCGACCTGGCCCAGACCCGGCCGCGGAAGAAGCTCACCTCGGCCACCAAGTCCAACGGCATCTCGATCACCATGCCCTACTGGGACGAGCGCGTGGAGGCCATGGCCAAGGGCTACCCGGAGATCGCCATGGACAAGTTCCACATCGATATCCTCACCGCCAACTTCGTGCTGCACCCGGACTGGTTCGACGTGGTGGTGGGCAGCAACCTGTTCGGCGACATCCTCTCCGACCTCGGCCCGGCCTGCACCGGCACCATCGGCATCGCCCCCTCGGCCAACATCAACCCCGAGGGCAAGTTCCCCAGCCTGTTCGAGCCGGTCCACGGCAGCGCCCCGGATATCGCCGGCAAGGGCATCGCCAACCCCATCGGCCAGATCTGGTCAGGCGCCATGATGCTCGAGCATCTCGGCCATCAGGAGGCCGGCGACGCCATGCTCAAGGCCATCGAAGCGGTGCTCGCCAGCGGTGATCAGAGCGTGCTGACGCCGGACGTCGGCGGCCAGGGCACCACCGAGAGCCTGGGTCGCGCCATCGCCGAGAAGATCGCCGGCTAA
- a CDS encoding lipocalin, with protein sequence MRNRVPRRHVIALPAATALLVAGCTGIPSGTQPVTGFELERYLGQWYEIARLDHSFERGLDCVTADYSLRDDDGVRVINRGYNLEDQAWDEAEGRAYFIGEEDVGRLKVSFFGPFFGGYNILELDDDYQYALVAGPNRDYLWILARDPELDDATYRRLRDTAEELDFAVDELIEVEQGEACPAR encoded by the coding sequence ATGCGCAACCGGGTGCCTCGCCGGCACGTCATCGCGCTGCCCGCCGCCACGGCACTGCTCGTGGCGGGCTGCACCGGCATCCCCAGCGGCACCCAGCCGGTGACCGGCTTCGAACTCGAGCGCTATCTCGGCCAGTGGTACGAGATCGCGCGCCTCGACCACTCCTTCGAGCGCGGGCTGGACTGCGTGACCGCCGACTACTCGCTGCGCGACGATGACGGCGTGCGCGTCATCAACCGCGGCTACAACCTCGAGGATCAGGCGTGGGACGAGGCCGAGGGGCGCGCCTACTTCATCGGCGAGGAGGACGTCGGTCGACTCAAGGTGAGCTTCTTCGGCCCCTTCTTCGGCGGCTACAACATCCTCGAGCTCGACGATGACTACCAGTACGCCCTGGTCGCCGGCCCCAACCGCGACTACCTGTGGATCCTGGCCCGCGACCCCGAGCTCGACGACGCCACCTACCGGCGGCTGCGCGACACCGCCGAAGAGCTCGACTTTGCCGTCGACGAATTGATCGAAGTCGAGCAAGGCGAGGCCTGCCCCGCTCGTTGA
- a CDS encoding alpha/beta hydrolase has product MFQGFRHVDISVGANTIHARIGGSGPALLLLHGHPQTHVIWHRVADALAEHYTVVATDLRGYGDSSKPPGEPDHANYSKRAMADDQLAVMRELGFERFYLCGHDRGGRVAHRLVMDHPEAVEKLMLLDIAPTLAMYEQTDRTFATAYFHWFFLIQPAPLPETLIEASPADYITRTMGGRHASLEAFDPAAIAEYQRCLAQPGAAHALCEDYRASNGIDLEHDRADREAGRRITCPVSVLWGKHGIIERCFDPLAEWRAVAEKVEGEALPCGHYIPEEAPQALLERLLRFMTPNH; this is encoded by the coding sequence ATGTTCCAAGGCTTTCGCCACGTCGATATCTCGGTGGGCGCCAACACGATCCACGCCAGGATCGGCGGCAGCGGTCCCGCCCTGCTACTGCTGCACGGCCATCCCCAGACTCACGTCATCTGGCACCGCGTCGCCGATGCCCTGGCCGAGCACTATACGGTGGTTGCCACCGACCTGCGCGGCTACGGCGACTCGTCGAAGCCGCCCGGCGAACCCGACCATGCCAACTACAGCAAGCGCGCCATGGCCGACGATCAGTTGGCGGTGATGCGCGAGCTTGGCTTCGAGCGCTTCTACCTCTGCGGCCACGACCGCGGCGGCCGCGTGGCTCACCGCCTGGTCATGGATCACCCGGAGGCGGTGGAAAAGCTGATGCTACTCGACATCGCCCCGACCCTGGCCATGTACGAACAGACCGACCGCACCTTCGCCACGGCCTACTTCCACTGGTTCTTCCTGATTCAGCCGGCGCCGCTGCCGGAAACCCTGATCGAGGCCTCGCCGGCCGACTACATCACCCGCACCATGGGCGGGCGCCACGCCAGCCTGGAAGCCTTCGACCCCGCGGCCATCGCCGAGTACCAGCGCTGCCTGGCCCAGCCCGGTGCGGCCCACGCCCTGTGCGAGGACTACCGCGCCAGCAACGGCATCGACCTGGAGCACGATCGCGCCGACCGCGAGGCCGGGCGGCGCATCACTTGCCCGGTCAGCGTTCTGTGGGGCAAGCACGGCATCATCGAACGCTGCTTCGACCCGCTGGCGGAGTGGCGCGCCGTGGCAGAGAAGGTCGAGGGCGAGGCCCTACCCTGCGGCCACTACATCCCCGAGGAGGCGCCGCAAGCACTGCTCGAGCGCCTCCTGCGCTTCATGACTCCCAACCACTGA
- a CDS encoding NAD(P)H:quinone oxidoreductase, type IV, whose amino-acid sequence MTKVLVLYYSMYGHIDTMAKAVAEGAAKVAGVEVTVKRVPETMSAEALANAGGRQDYDTPEASPAELADYDAVIFGTPTRFGNMAGQLRTFLDQTGGLWAKGALRGKVASVFTSTGTGGGDEMTITSTWTTLAHHGMVIVPIGYGIEEQFDISKVSGGTPYGAATIAGGDGSRQPDERELKIARFQGEHVAGIAAKLKG is encoded by the coding sequence ATGACCAAGGTACTGGTGCTTTACTACTCCATGTATGGCCACATCGACACCATGGCCAAGGCCGTGGCCGAAGGCGCCGCCAAGGTGGCGGGCGTCGAGGTGACCGTCAAGCGCGTGCCGGAAACCATGAGCGCCGAGGCGCTGGCCAACGCCGGCGGCAGGCAGGACTACGACACCCCGGAAGCGTCTCCCGCCGAACTGGCCGACTATGACGCGGTGATCTTCGGCACGCCGACGCGTTTTGGCAACATGGCCGGCCAGCTGCGCACCTTCCTCGACCAGACCGGCGGCCTGTGGGCCAAGGGTGCGCTGCGCGGCAAGGTGGCCAGCGTGTTCACCTCGACCGGCACCGGCGGCGGCGACGAGATGACCATCACCTCGACCTGGACCACCCTGGCTCACCACGGCATGGTGATCGTGCCGATCGGCTACGGTATCGAGGAGCAGTTCGATATTTCCAAGGTCAGCGGTGGCACCCCCTACGGCGCCGCCACCATCGCCGGCGGCGACGGCTCGCGCCAACCCGACGAGCGCGAGCTGAAGATCGCCCGCTTCCAGGGCGAGCACGTGGCCGGCATCGCCGCCAAGCTCAAGGGTTGA
- a CDS encoding hemerythrin has product MTIFEALRHDHDIQRDLLDQLVATHGDTQARRDLYRQVRAELTHHAAAEERALYIPMMAIDLTQEKARHSVAEHHEIDELIETLDATEFDSPAWLTHAKSLQHLVTHHLDEEEHEVFQLAGRGLQAQQKTDLADDYRREMARLRQA; this is encoded by the coding sequence GTGACGATCTTCGAAGCCCTGCGCCACGATCATGACATTCAGCGCGACCTGCTCGATCAGCTGGTGGCCACCCACGGCGATACTCAAGCGCGCCGCGACCTCTATCGCCAGGTACGCGCCGAGTTGACGCATCACGCTGCCGCCGAGGAGCGTGCGCTGTACATTCCGATGATGGCCATCGATCTGACCCAGGAGAAGGCGCGCCACAGTGTGGCCGAGCACCATGAGATCGACGAGCTGATCGAGACCCTGGACGCCACCGAATTCGACTCTCCCGCCTGGCTGACCCACGCCAAGTCGCTGCAGCACCTGGTGACCCACCACCTCGACGAGGAGGAGCACGAGGTGTTCCAGCTGGCAGGCCGCGGCCTGCAAGCGCAGCAAAAGACCGACCTGGCCGACGACTACCGCCGGGAAATGGCACGGCTGCGCCAGGCATGA
- a CDS encoding LysR family transcriptional regulator gives MSQLDDLAFFQHLARAGSLTATARDLGLSLSAVSKRLKQLEARVGVALAHRTTRRLTLTAEGELYLSRGVLILDELEALEGELLESRGEGGQGPLAGRLRVNATFGFGRRHVAPLLSAFCCEHPRLEGWLELTNFPLNLGDHGFDVGIRVGEPPDSRLVARRILANRRVLCAAPGYAASMPRLDSPADLARHPCLVIRENDSDFPLWRFECPDSDETQAVKVDGRLASNDGEVITRLALDGHGVMLRSWWDVHDHLASGALVALLPEWRGVRADFYAVYEQRRQVPARIRAFIEHLEGEMAGRVPAQGN, from the coding sequence GTGTCGCAGCTCGACGATCTGGCGTTCTTTCAGCACCTGGCCCGGGCCGGGAGCCTGACCGCCACCGCGCGTGACCTGGGGCTGTCGCTGTCGGCGGTGAGCAAGCGCCTCAAGCAGCTCGAGGCGCGGGTCGGCGTGGCACTGGCCCATCGCACCACCCGGCGTCTGACGTTGACCGCCGAGGGTGAACTCTACCTGTCCCGCGGCGTGTTGATTCTCGACGAGCTGGAAGCGCTGGAAGGCGAGCTGCTGGAGTCGCGTGGCGAGGGTGGCCAAGGCCCGCTCGCCGGGCGACTGCGGGTCAACGCCACGTTCGGCTTCGGGCGTCGTCACGTGGCGCCGCTGCTGTCGGCCTTCTGCTGCGAGCACCCGCGGCTCGAGGGCTGGCTGGAACTGACCAACTTTCCCCTCAACCTCGGCGATCACGGCTTCGATGTCGGCATCCGCGTCGGCGAGCCTCCCGATTCGCGGCTGGTGGCGCGGCGGATCCTCGCCAATCGCCGCGTGCTGTGCGCCGCGCCCGGCTACGCAGCGAGCATGCCAAGGCTCGACTCGCCCGCCGACCTGGCTCGCCACCCCTGCCTGGTGATCCGCGAGAACGACAGCGACTTTCCGCTATGGCGCTTCGAGTGCCCTGATAGCGACGAGACCCAGGCGGTCAAGGTGGACGGGCGGCTGGCCAGCAATGACGGTGAGGTGATCACCCGGCTGGCGCTGGACGGTCACGGGGTGATGCTGCGTTCGTGGTGGGATGTCCACGATCATCTGGCCAGCGGCGCGCTGGTGGCGCTGCTACCTGAGTGGCGTGGCGTGCGCGCGGACTTCTACGCGGTGTACGAGCAGCGCCGGCAGGTGCCGGCGCGGATTCGCGCCTTCATCGAACATCTCGAAGGCGAGATGGCCGGCCGGGTGCCGGCCCAGGGGAACTGA